DNA from Hwangdonia lutea:
GAAGCATATAGGCAAAGGTTTTACCCGTACCGGTTTGCGCAATACCAACCATATCTTTTCCCGAAGCCACCACGTTAAAAGCCTCAGCCTGAATGGGTGTTGGCGTGGTAAACCCTAAATCGTTTAAGGCGTTGTGTAAAGGTGTATTTATGTTTAAATCTTGAAAAGTCACAATATAAATTTAGTAGCAAAGGTAAATGATTAATTTGACTAGCATATTAGATGCATTAGAAAATGGATGCTGTTTGAAAATCAAGACCTGTCAGGTCTAAAATAGATTTAAAACTAATTTCTATTTTTAAAAATTAATTACTATAAATGATTGTTGTTTATTTCAATGGTATAAGTGGCTTCAAAAACTTTGCTGGCTTGCAACGCCAAAATCCCTTCTTTGGTTTTAAAATTTTGATTGGTGTTTTCGCTATCGGCAACGCCCAACCATGGTTCAATACAAACATAATCGCCTTCTGGTTTTGCCCAAATACCCAAATACGGAAAGTCGTGGAAACTCACCGAAAGTATTTCGCCGTTCAACTTGCTTTTTAAAGTCACTTTTGTAGATTTTAAATCTTTAAAGACTAGAGCATCCCTATCAAATAAATCGTGGGTTAACTTGATAGTGTTCGAGTTGTTGAAAACAGTTTTGGTTTCAGAGGAAATCAAACCATTTTCCATATTTATTAAATGTGTTTTGGCGGTTTCAGTGTGTTCAAATTCTAAAACGTAATCGTTATAATTTTCATTTTCAAACACGGGGCATTTAAAAGCGGGGTGTCCGCCAACCGAGAAATACATGGTTTTATCATCAACGTTTTTAATACGATGAATCACTTCAATTTTATTGTCAACCAGTAAAAAAGTGATGTTTAATTCAAATTTAAACGGATAATTTTTAAGGGTTTCATCGTTGTAAAACAAGGCAAAAGTTAAACTGTTTTCGGTTTGTTCCTGTAAAACAATATTTTCATTGTGCCTCACAAAACCGTGTTTTGGCAAGGTGTATGTTTTGTTTTCAAAACGATAAGCATCGTCTTTTAAGGCACCAATAATAGGGAACAGGTTTGGTGCGTAACTGCCCCAAACATTGGGGTTGGCATCCCACATAAATTGGGTTTTGTTTTCTGTTGAAGATATTTCACAAAGTTCTGCGCCAATTGTTTTTACGGCTATTTTTAACTTGCTGTTTTGTAAAACGTGCATCTAATTACATTTAAAGTATTTTACAAAATTCTTAAATTTTTAAGTATTCTAAGTAAATTTGCGTTTAAACTTTTTATTATTGAGAACCACAGAGATTTTTAAGGTAGAAAATACCGATGCATTTAAGCACCAAATATTAGTTTGGGCGCAGCAATTT
Protein-coding regions in this window:
- a CDS encoding aldose 1-epimerase family protein — its product is MHVLQNSKLKIAVKTIGAELCEISSTENKTQFMWDANPNVWGSYAPNLFPIIGALKDDAYRFENKTYTLPKHGFVRHNENIVLQEQTENSLTFALFYNDETLKNYPFKFELNITFLLVDNKIEVIHRIKNVDDKTMYFSVGGHPAFKCPVFENENYNDYVLEFEHTETAKTHLINMENGLISSETKTVFNNSNTIKLTHDLFDRDALVFKDLKSTKVTLKSKLNGEILSVSFHDFPYLGIWAKPEGDYVCIEPWLGVADSENTNQNFKTKEGILALQASKVFEATYTIEINNNHL